A single Nostoc sp. PCC 7107 DNA region contains:
- a CDS encoding rod shape-determining protein: MGIDLGTANTLVYVSGKGIVLQEPSVVAIDQIEKVALAVGEDAKKMLGRTPENVIALRPLRDGVIADFDTAELMLKSFIQRVNEGRSLILPRIVIGIPSGVTGVERRAVMDAAVQAGAREVYLIDEPVAAAIGAGLPVAEPTGNMIIDIGGGTTEVAVLSLQGTVISESVRIAGDELTESITQYMKKVHNLVIGERTAEDIKIRLGSAYPTNEDNETMMEVRGLHLLSGLPRTVTIKSPEIRESMLEPLSIIVEAVKRTLERTPPELASDIIDRGIMLAGGGALLKGIDTLISHETGIVTHIAADPLCCVVLGTGRVLENFKQLERVFSARSRNM; encoded by the coding sequence ATGGGTATCGACCTTGGTACTGCTAATACCCTTGTTTATGTATCTGGTAAAGGCATTGTACTGCAAGAACCTTCTGTAGTGGCGATCGATCAAATCGAAAAGGTGGCGCTGGCAGTAGGTGAAGATGCCAAAAAAATGCTTGGTCGCACACCGGAAAACGTGATTGCCTTGCGCCCCTTGCGCGATGGGGTAATCGCTGATTTTGATACAGCCGAGTTAATGCTTAAAAGCTTTATTCAGCGAGTTAACGAGGGGCGATCGCTAATTTTACCTCGGATTGTCATTGGCATTCCCAGTGGTGTTACCGGAGTAGAAAGACGGGCAGTTATGGATGCCGCAGTTCAAGCTGGCGCTAGAGAAGTATATTTAATCGATGAGCCAGTAGCAGCAGCCATTGGAGCCGGGCTACCAGTTGCCGAACCCACTGGTAACATGATTATCGATATTGGTGGTGGCACAACAGAAGTTGCTGTGTTGAGCCTTCAGGGTACTGTTATAAGTGAATCAGTCCGCATTGCCGGAGATGAACTCACTGAATCTATTACCCAATACATGAAGAAAGTTCATAACTTGGTCATTGGTGAACGGACTGCGGAAGATATCAAAATTCGTCTTGGTTCAGCCTATCCCACCAACGAAGACAATGAAACCATGATGGAAGTTAGAGGTTTACACTTACTGTCTGGTTTACCGCGAACTGTCACCATCAAAAGCCCAGAAATCCGTGAAAGTATGTTGGAACCGTTATCGATCATTGTCGAAGCGGTGAAGCGGACACTAGAACGAACCCCACCAGAACTAGCATCTGACATCATTGATCGTGGTATTATGCTGGCTGGCGGTGGGGCTTTGCTCAAAGGCATAGACACCCTGATCAGTCATGAAACGGGAATTGTAACTCACATTGCGGCTGATCCTCTCTGCTGTGTTGTGCTGGGAACAGGTCGTGTATTAGAGAACTTTAAACAGTTAGAAAGAGTCTTCAGCGCCCGTTCTCGAAATATGTAG
- the mreC gene encoding rod shape-determining protein MreC, whose product MVTVRRWWGSKGLQIASLAFVLGGAWILRQTQGAMLLEVYQVVTHPLQILQPGQTPAERLEERLKDAQFMEMQTRIQELESQNQQLQHLLGYVQTEPPASRPLPARVVGRSADHWWQQVTLNRGSNSGIQEGFIVKAEGGLVGLVDTVTPNTSRVLLISDLKSQVGVTISRTSAKGVLRGDSSAEAVLEFYEKVPNVKVGDLVSTSTYSQKFPSGLAVGRIKSLDLKKLPASVAKVELFPPIRSLDWVAVYPKLTTQQPEKPQSEQQ is encoded by the coding sequence ATGGTTACTGTACGTCGTTGGTGGGGTAGTAAAGGGTTACAGATTGCTTCGCTGGCCTTTGTACTAGGTGGTGCTTGGATATTACGACAGACTCAAGGAGCAATGCTGCTGGAAGTTTACCAAGTGGTGACGCATCCTTTACAGATTTTGCAACCTGGGCAAACTCCCGCAGAACGTTTGGAGGAACGCCTCAAAGATGCCCAGTTTATGGAAATGCAAACGCGCATCCAAGAACTGGAAAGCCAAAATCAACAGTTACAGCATCTATTAGGTTATGTGCAGACTGAGCCACCTGCATCACGCCCCTTGCCAGCGCGTGTAGTAGGGCGTAGTGCAGATCATTGGTGGCAACAAGTTACGCTGAATCGCGGCTCAAATTCTGGCATTCAAGAAGGGTTTATTGTCAAGGCAGAAGGTGGATTAGTTGGTTTAGTAGACACTGTCACTCCTAACACTAGCCGCGTTTTACTCATTAGTGACCTGAAAAGTCAAGTGGGTGTGACTATTAGCCGCACCTCCGCTAAGGGAGTTTTGCGGGGCGATTCTTCAGCAGAAGCCGTGTTGGAATTTTACGAAAAAGTTCCGAATGTCAAGGTAGGAGATTTAGTTTCCACTTCAACTTACAGTCAAAAATTCCCATCTGGTTTGGCAGTAGGGCGAATTAAATCTTTAGATTTAAAGAAACTGCCGGCATCAGTGGCGAAGGTTGAACTTTTCCCACCAATTAGGTCATTAGATTGGGTTGCTGTGTATCCAAAATTGACAACCCAACAACCAGAAAAACCACAGTCGGAACAGCAATAA
- the mreD gene encoding rod shape-determining protein MreD yields the protein MKIPSFNGRRQKKPKAAERKSKAYRKPIARWHPRAVQLLDLSITVGSVLLCLLLLPTRFPGTELLGIGPNWLLIWVVAWSVKRSVWEGAVAGIVLGLLQDAMTSPDPTHALTLGLVGLLTGLVQKQRFIQEDFISIALIVFIMAILAESIFGLQLSLTGDRKVEYIWAYYQRVALASAILSSLWAPIVYYPLNLWWQKRKAIEQ from the coding sequence ATGAAGATACCTTCATTTAACGGTCGTAGACAGAAAAAGCCCAAGGCTGCGGAGCGAAAATCTAAAGCTTATCGCAAACCGATCGCCCGTTGGCATCCGCGTGCAGTTCAACTGTTAGATTTGTCTATCACAGTTGGGTCTGTGCTGTTATGTTTGCTGTTGTTGCCAACGCGCTTTCCTGGCACAGAATTGTTGGGCATTGGGCCGAATTGGCTGTTAATTTGGGTAGTGGCGTGGAGTGTAAAACGCTCTGTGTGGGAAGGAGCAGTAGCAGGTATCGTTTTAGGGCTACTGCAAGATGCTATGACATCACCAGACCCAACTCATGCTTTAACTTTGGGTTTAGTGGGACTGCTGACTGGATTAGTTCAGAAGCAGCGATTTATTCAGGAAGACTTTATTTCTATCGCTTTAATTGTCTTTATCATGGCAATTTTGGCAGAATCAATTTTTGGTTTGCAATTGAGTTTGACTGGCGATCGCAAAGTAGAATACATCTGGGCTTATTACCAACGGGTTGCCCTAGCCTCAGCCATTCTCAGTAGTCTTTGGGCTCCTATAGTTTACTATCCCCTAAATCTTTGGTGGCAAAAGCGCAAAGCGATCGAGCAATAG
- the ribD gene encoding bifunctional diaminohydroxyphosphoribosylaminopyrimidine deaminase/5-amino-6-(5-phosphoribosylamino)uracil reductase RibD — translation MDNSPVVAQVDTSLNYTQKDGLIVRSPLVFNSQTQNSMSSEADFDSRMMQRCLELARRALGRTSPNPLVGAVVVKDGEIVGEGFHPRAGEPHAEVFALRAAGVGARGATVYVNLEPCNHYGRTPPCSEGLIEAGVAKVVVGMVDPNPLVAGGGIARLRAAGVEVLVGVENEACQQLNEAFVHRILYKKPFGILKYAMTLDGKIATTAGHSAWVTNQAARSEVHQLRAACDAIIVGGNTVRQDNPFLTSHQVGAHNPLRVVMSRQFNLPENARLWDTQEAPTLVLTEVGADPDLQKMLLKHGVEVVELPALTPEQAMIHLYERGFCSVLWECGGNLAASAIAQGAVQKVMAFIAPKIIGGSHAPTPVGDLGLTTMTEALPLERVLWRVVGSDCLVEGYLPQ, via the coding sequence ATGGATAATTCCCCAGTTGTTGCTCAGGTAGATACATCACTAAATTACACTCAAAAAGATGGGTTGATAGTGCGATCTCCTTTGGTATTTAATTCTCAAACGCAGAACAGTATGAGCAGTGAAGCTGACTTTGACTCCCGGATGATGCAGCGATGCTTGGAACTTGCCCGCCGTGCTTTGGGGCGCACTTCGCCTAATCCGCTGGTGGGGGCGGTTGTAGTCAAAGATGGCGAGATTGTGGGCGAAGGGTTTCATCCCCGTGCGGGTGAACCTCATGCCGAAGTTTTTGCTTTGAGAGCAGCAGGTGTTGGCGCTCGTGGTGCTACAGTTTATGTCAACCTGGAACCTTGTAACCACTATGGGCGTACTCCTCCTTGTTCAGAAGGGTTGATAGAGGCTGGTGTGGCTAAGGTGGTAGTGGGTATGGTTGATCCTAACCCTTTGGTGGCTGGAGGTGGAATTGCTCGTTTACGTGCTGCTGGTGTAGAGGTGTTAGTTGGGGTAGAGAATGAAGCCTGTCAGCAGCTAAATGAAGCTTTTGTGCATCGCATTTTATATAAAAAACCTTTTGGCATTTTGAAATATGCCATGACTTTAGATGGCAAAATTGCCACGACTGCTGGTCATAGTGCGTGGGTGACAAATCAAGCCGCCCGCAGTGAAGTACATCAACTACGGGCGGCTTGTGATGCCATTATTGTGGGTGGTAATACAGTCCGACAAGACAATCCTTTTTTAACTAGCCATCAGGTGGGGGCGCATAATCCTTTACGGGTGGTGATGAGTCGTCAATTCAATTTGCCCGAAAACGCCCGTTTGTGGGATACCCAAGAAGCGCCAACGCTGGTGTTAACTGAAGTTGGAGCCGACCCTGATTTACAAAAAATGTTGCTTAAACACGGCGTGGAGGTTGTGGAATTACCAGCGCTGACACCTGAACAAGCCATGATTCATTTATATGAACGGGGTTTTTGCAGTGTTTTGTGGGAGTGTGGCGGTAATTTAGCTGCAAGTGCGATCGCTCAAGGAGCCGTACAAAAAGTTATGGCCTTTATTGCTCCTAAAATTATTGGCGGTAGTCATGCGCCTACACCTGTAGGTGATTTAGGTTTGACTACCATGACGGAAGCATTGCCCTTAGAACGTGTTCTTTGGCGTGTGGTTGGTTCCGATTGCTTAGTGGAAGGTTATTTGCCTCAATAG
- a CDS encoding 6-pyruvoyl tetrahydropterin synthase family protein, with the protein MPKWKVVTEFSFNSAHYIKDYDGPCGRMHGHNYEVRIEAISTQLHSSQFCSHPVMVADFRTLRWAKQDATKGGLDHCILNEVMPPEYETTAEMIAKYIYDETKKRLPPNVQLKVHVSETPNSWVEYEE; encoded by the coding sequence ATGCCCAAATGGAAAGTAGTAACAGAATTTTCTTTTAATAGCGCTCACTACATCAAAGATTACGATGGCCCCTGTGGTCGGATGCACGGGCATAATTACGAAGTCCGCATCGAAGCCATCTCAACACAACTGCATTCTTCACAATTTTGTTCACATCCAGTTATGGTAGCTGATTTTAGAACTTTACGTTGGGCAAAACAAGATGCTACGAAAGGAGGACTTGACCACTGCATTTTAAATGAAGTTATGCCTCCTGAATATGAGACTACTGCTGAAATGATTGCTAAGTACATTTACGATGAAACTAAGAAGCGATTACCGCCAAATGTACAATTAAAAGTTCATGTTTCTGAAACGCCTAATAGTTGGGTAGAGTATGAAGAATAA
- a CDS encoding formate dehydrogenase accessory sulfurtransferase FdhD, whose amino-acid sequence MFRINNSACGVCGKARIAALQLRGYSKITSDLTVKSEVIYSLSGQLRSHQDIFSTTGGLHAAVFDAEGTMLNLQEDVGRYNALDKLIGEAVLSEELPFNHYIVMVSGRFSFELLQKSLAAGVPIVFSVSAPRSLAVSVAQEFGITLVGFLRGTRFNIYTGWQRIITA is encoded by the coding sequence GTGTTTAGGATTAACAATAGTGCCTGCGGAGTTTGTGGTAAAGCTAGAATTGCAGCTTTACAGTTGCGGGGGTATTCCAAAATTACTTCTGATTTAACCGTTAAGTCTGAGGTTATTTACAGCTTATCTGGGCAGTTGCGATCGCATCAAGATATCTTCAGCACAACTGGCGGGTTACACGCGGCGGTATTTGATGCTGAAGGAACAATGTTGAACTTGCAAGAAGATGTTGGCCGTTACAATGCGTTAGATAAGTTGATTGGTGAGGCTGTACTGAGTGAAGAGTTACCATTCAATCATTATATTGTCATGGTGAGTGGGCGTTTTAGTTTTGAGCTACTGCAAAAATCTTTAGCTGCGGGAGTGCCAATTGTTTTTTCTGTGTCTGCGCCTAGGAGTTTGGCGGTATCTGTAGCTCAAGAATTTGGTATTACTTTAGTAGGATTTTTACGAGGGACACGCTTCAATATTTATACTGGATGGCAGAGAATAATTACAGCATGA
- a CDS encoding glycosyltransferase family A protein: MNTLGQKHKVSFTVNACVVDTPFIDKILRSMMRSLDYPFCERLVALDPGKPSGKYLERQTGQIDELRTKLEQLRTEGIINRVDEILWDENSQKSVLKKYFGRDDIDVKDFDGAPIYQYLFALEQCTADYILHVDSDVLFCQDAARKSWIDEAIEMLQANPSVVIATCEGGPPQAQNFIEKLIGRPLKSKQQQLWNKARNVSTRYFLLDRQRLEKSVLPLVQKDTGEPLENSFTHTFKVKGFERWSMCTGTWAIHPVEHGENFIQHLDDLIWAVENNVYPLKRSGKRWNMHTDGDDIKPWLNAIHQAKSAIS, translated from the coding sequence ATGAACACGCTTGGTCAAAAGCATAAAGTTAGCTTTACTGTAAATGCGTGCGTTGTTGATACCCCATTCATCGATAAAATACTCCGGAGTATGATGCGTTCTCTGGATTATCCTTTTTGCGAAAGGCTGGTAGCGCTAGATCCTGGTAAGCCATCTGGTAAATACCTAGAACGTCAAACAGGGCAAATAGACGAGTTAAGAACGAAATTAGAGCAACTGCGAACAGAGGGTATTATTAATCGAGTAGATGAAATACTTTGGGATGAAAACTCTCAAAAGTCAGTATTAAAAAAATATTTTGGACGTGATGATATAGATGTCAAGGATTTTGATGGAGCGCCAATTTACCAATATCTTTTTGCTTTGGAACAGTGTACTGCTGATTATATTCTGCATGTAGATTCCGATGTGCTTTTTTGCCAGGATGCAGCAAGAAAGTCTTGGATTGATGAAGCAATTGAAATGTTACAGGCCAACCCATCTGTAGTGATTGCTACTTGCGAAGGCGGCCCTCCACAAGCTCAAAATTTTATAGAAAAATTAATTGGTCGTCCTCTAAAATCTAAACAGCAGCAATTATGGAATAAAGCTCGTAACGTTTCTACACGATATTTTCTCTTAGACCGCCAGCGGCTAGAAAAGAGTGTGTTACCCCTAGTACAGAAGGATACTGGAGAGCCATTAGAGAATTCATTTACACATACTTTTAAAGTTAAAGGTTTTGAACGTTGGTCGATGTGTACTGGTACTTGGGCAATACATCCAGTAGAGCATGGTGAAAATTTTATTCAACATTTAGATGATTTAATTTGGGCTGTAGAAAACAACGTTTATCCTTTAAAACGCAGTGGTAAACGATGGAATATGCACACCGATGGAGATGATATTAAACCTTGGCTGAATGCTATTCATCAAGCTAAGTCTGCCATATCTTAA
- a CDS encoding VOC family protein — protein sequence MVLRYTKVLVAIATANLESLVNFYTQVLSEKPITLIPNVYAEFQLMGLRLGIFQPKQSHELEFENSTKSKISLCLEVSNLEAAIAHLTNLGYPPPGEISIASHGREIYAYDPDGNRLILHQAK from the coding sequence ATGGTTTTGCGATATACTAAGGTATTAGTGGCGATCGCCACAGCTAATTTAGAAAGTTTAGTAAATTTCTATACTCAAGTTTTAAGTGAAAAGCCTATTACTCTGATTCCCAATGTTTATGCAGAGTTTCAATTGATGGGTTTGCGATTGGGGATTTTTCAACCGAAACAAAGTCACGAGTTAGAATTTGAAAACTCAACTAAAAGTAAAATAAGTTTGTGCTTGGAGGTGAGTAATTTAGAAGCGGCGATCGCTCATCTCACAAATTTAGGTTATCCTCCACCTGGCGAAATCTCCATCGCTTCCCACGGACGAGAAATTTATGCCTACGATCCTGATGGTAATCGTCTAATTCTGCATCAAGCTAAATAA
- the ylqF gene encoding ribosome biogenesis GTPase YlqF codes for MAITNNYKLNLIQWYPGHIAKAEKNLKEQLKMVDVVLEVRDTRIPLATHHPQIGEWVGNKTRILVLNRLDMITPQVRSLWTDWFRNQGEMPYFTNAQQGQGVTAIAKAAQAAGVELNKKRCDRGMLPRPVRAVVIGFPNVGKSALINRLLGRRVVESAARPGVTRSLRWVRISDQLQLLDAPGVIPSRLDNQDAALKLAICDDIGQASYDNQLVASALVDFLNEIHITANHLLPESPLQSRYGLDSSPYTGESYLEALAEHRYNGDVERAARQLFTDYRKGLLGTIPLELPPNL; via the coding sequence ATGGCTATCACAAACAACTATAAATTAAACCTGATCCAATGGTATCCGGGTCATATTGCCAAGGCGGAAAAGAATCTCAAAGAACAGCTAAAAATGGTAGATGTAGTATTAGAGGTGCGAGATACGCGGATTCCTTTGGCGACGCACCACCCGCAAATCGGTGAATGGGTGGGAAATAAAACGCGGATTTTAGTATTGAACCGCTTAGATATGATTACACCCCAAGTGCGATCTCTTTGGACAGATTGGTTTAGAAATCAAGGGGAAATGCCTTATTTTACCAATGCTCAACAAGGTCAAGGTGTAACGGCTATTGCGAAAGCCGCCCAAGCTGCGGGAGTCGAACTGAATAAGAAAAGATGCGATCGCGGAATGTTACCTCGTCCTGTCCGGGCGGTGGTGATTGGTTTTCCTAACGTTGGCAAATCAGCTTTAATTAATCGCCTTTTGGGACGGCGCGTGGTTGAAAGTGCAGCACGTCCAGGGGTAACACGTAGCTTACGGTGGGTACGGATATCTGACCAGTTACAATTACTCGATGCTCCTGGTGTCATTCCTTCTCGCTTAGACAACCAAGACGCAGCTTTGAAATTAGCAATTTGCGATGACATTGGTCAAGCATCTTATGATAATCAACTCGTAGCATCCGCATTAGTCGATTTTTTAAACGAAATTCACATTACTGCAAATCATTTGTTACCAGAATCACCGCTACAATCACGTTATGGACTCGACTCCTCACCCTACACAGGAGAATCTTATTTAGAAGCTTTAGCAGAACATCGCTATAACGGAGATGTGGAACGTGCCGCGAGACAACTTTTCACAGATTATCGCAAGGGTTTATTAGGAACAATTCCTTTAGAATTACCACCTAACTTATAA
- a CDS encoding adenylate/guanylate cyclase domain-containing protein, producing MTELTLRLQQGETETTVTVNQDEFTIGRLPECDLYLPFGGVSRKHALLRKKANGAWAIEDLGSKNGTQVNQSFVTATRDLQHGDIIWLGNVSLVVLLVNPAMQVKTQHAEVSDSAEQRTILRNVEQLQQQWIAADSHDDDITTKNKSIARLKDLVDIAKNLCAAASIEEIFSQVQQVVFRYLDSIDRLALLIDVNGCNHLELVNAGTRNAAEKKYLAADGSWISRSICQKVFEEKVAIQTADTHKDERFSGEHSILVKGIRSAMAVPLWDENKVVGVLYADAHLSSYHWADDGEEELSFFSALANLVASSVQRWLLVEKLKTEEVIRHRLERYHSPAVVQQLISVGGLPDGRLPTTESEISIVFADLVGFTALSERLTPKAIAQLLNNLFEEMLQEVFGYGGTLDKYIGDCIMAFFGAPEPLVDHADRATAAAKGMLTRLQHLNAKGFWEEPLQLRIAINSGKAVVGDVGSSQRVDYTALGATINLAARMEAVCPPGECVISEATYQILTDSSDFQEMGDHRFKGIDRLVKIYQTNMS from the coding sequence ATGACTGAACTCACACTGCGCCTACAACAGGGAGAAACAGAAACAACGGTAACAGTGAATCAAGATGAATTCACTATTGGTCGTTTACCAGAATGTGACCTGTACTTACCTTTTGGTGGAGTTTCCCGCAAACATGCACTGTTACGAAAAAAAGCTAATGGTGCGTGGGCTATTGAGGATTTAGGCAGTAAAAATGGTACGCAAGTAAATCAAAGTTTTGTAACCGCAACGCGAGATTTACAGCACGGCGATATTATCTGGTTAGGAAATGTCAGCTTAGTAGTATTGTTGGTAAATCCGGCAATGCAGGTGAAAACTCAACACGCAGAAGTTTCTGATAGCGCGGAACAAAGAACAATTTTACGTAACGTTGAACAGTTGCAACAGCAGTGGATAGCAGCTGACAGTCACGATGATGACATTACTACTAAAAATAAAAGCATTGCCCGCCTCAAAGACTTAGTAGATATTGCGAAAAATTTGTGTGCGGCCGCATCGATAGAAGAGATTTTTTCTCAAGTACAACAAGTAGTTTTTCGTTATCTCGACAGTATTGACCGCTTGGCTTTATTAATTGATGTGAATGGGTGCAATCATTTAGAGTTAGTCAATGCTGGGACAAGAAATGCTGCTGAGAAAAAATATTTAGCAGCTGATGGTAGTTGGATTAGTCGCAGTATTTGTCAAAAAGTATTTGAAGAAAAAGTGGCAATTCAAACTGCTGATACTCACAAAGATGAAAGATTTTCTGGGGAACATAGTATTTTAGTCAAAGGTATTCGCAGTGCAATGGCTGTACCTTTGTGGGATGAAAATAAAGTAGTTGGCGTTCTTTATGCAGATGCCCATCTTTCTTCTTATCATTGGGCAGATGATGGTGAAGAAGAACTCAGCTTTTTTTCGGCTTTAGCAAATTTGGTTGCTTCTAGTGTGCAGCGTTGGTTATTAGTAGAAAAACTCAAAACAGAAGAAGTAATTCGTCATCGGCTAGAACGTTATCATTCTCCCGCAGTTGTGCAGCAGTTAATTTCTGTGGGTGGCTTACCAGATGGGCGTTTACCAACAACTGAAAGTGAGATTAGTATTGTATTTGCAGATTTAGTTGGTTTTACGGCACTTTCGGAGAGATTAACACCAAAAGCGATCGCCCAATTATTAAATAATTTATTTGAAGAAATGCTGCAAGAAGTATTTGGCTACGGTGGCACTTTAGATAAATATATTGGCGATTGTATTATGGCATTTTTTGGCGCTCCCGAACCGCTAGTAGATCATGCAGACCGCGCCACCGCCGCCGCCAAAGGAATGCTCACACGTCTGCAACATCTGAACGCCAAAGGTTTTTGGGAAGAACCTCTACAATTACGCATTGCAATTAATAGTGGTAAGGCTGTCGTTGGTGATGTTGGCAGTTCGCAACGGGTAGACTACACCGCATTGGGCGCTACGATTAACTTAGCAGCGCGGATGGAAGCTGTTTGTCCTCCTGGTGAA